The genomic window GCCATGATACGCTTTATTTGGCTGAACGTGTCGGAGAGACTGGACATGTGTTCGGTTTCGACATTCAAGCACAAGCCATCGAAAATACAACAAAACGATTGCGTGAACACCATATGGAAGAACGGGTCACGCTCGTGCAAGCAAGCCACGCAGAGCTGCTCGTTCACATCCCTCCACAATATAAAGGACGCATAACTGGCGCGATGTTTAACCTCGGTTATTTGCCTGGAGGGGATAAACAAATTGTAACAAAACCAAACTCAACAATTGCCGCCATTGAGCAATTGCTTGAAATCATGGCTCCTGAAGGGATCATTGTCCTCGTTATTTACCACGGTCATCCTGAAGGAGCGATTGAGCGCGATGCCCTTTTACAATACGTTTCAACGATCGACCAACAACGCGCACACGTCATTCGATACGAATTTATGAATCAAATCAATCATCCGCCGTTTATCGTTGCCATCGAGAAAAGATAAAAAGTAGCGATCGGTCTTCCCTATCGCTACTTTTGCTTTGTTAGTGAAATATGTCTTCTAAATGAACAAACAAACCTGGAAAGCAAGCAGATTGAACAGTTCCAACACTTACTTTAATATCCGCCTGCTCGTATAGCCTATCTTCATTTAATACATAAACGGTCACGGCTTGTTTCATCGGATTAACAATCCAATATTCTTTTACACCATATTTCATATATAAATTAAACTTCGTCACTAAATCGTGCGCTTGATTCGAAGGACTGAGTATTTCAACAATTAACGTTGGAACACCGACATATTTTGTGTCTGTAAATCCGGTTTGATCACAAATAATGCTTAAATCAGGAATGACGAGCTTTCTTTCAGAACATGTTTCACTCACTAGCTCAATGTCTGTGGGAGCGGCAAATACTTTACATGTCTTTCCTTTCAAATAACTCCCGAATATTGTATGAAGATTGCTTGATACGAGTTGATGCTGGATGCTAGGTGAAGGTGTCATATAAACGACGCCATCAATATATTCTAATCTTTCATCACTATGTTGACGCATAATTAAATATTGTTCATACGTGACGTGTGAAAAGCGAGGTAACGACATATTCATCCCTCTCTTCTTTTCTTCCATTATACACCTGTTTTCCTCACGCATACATCCATTTTTGCCATTTTCGATACATTCGTCCGTTCCAATAAAAGAAATGAGATGTTATACCACCTGAGCGCAACAATTGTTTCGCCAACTTACGAATGGCGTTTTGCTCGTGCACCTTTTCATCCGATAAATATAGCCCAAGCAACCCCCGATGAATAAAGCGATGAAATTCGCGATGCGGCAACTGCGCGATATGCCGATCTGCTTCTTCAACGAAATGACATAAACGAGCGAATAGCGTTTCTTCATTTGGATAATAAAAACAAAAATTTAAATCTCCACCTTGTCGATCTTCTTCTTGATCAATCAAATAATCAAGTAAAATGTGCAGCCCTTGCACGTATGGGAAATAGCTGTTTCGTACCCGTTCAGCAAGACGTTGATCAAAAGAATCGGTACAAGCGTAAGCGACTAAACAAAAAATACCGAGCGTTGATCCGGAACAAGCGGAAAATTCATACCATTCCATTTTCGGCAACGACGCTTCATGTTGGGAGAACCATTGCTTCAGACGCGGAATCCGTTCTTCCTTCTTCACATGTTTATGTACTTGTAAGTCGCAATAATATGATGCAAGTTCATGTAAAAACGGGGCAATGATATGATAATGCCGAACTTCTGCTAATGTCTCTTGACACGTGTCGACAAGGGCATGCAAATAACCACCATCATCTTGTTCCGTACGATAGCGGTAATATGCCTCTTTTTTTGCCCCGACCGTTAACGCATGCATCATTGACTCGTGCAGCGCACGAAAATCGGTCGGATCAAGTGACGTGCTTCGATCGCATAAATTATCTAAGTAATCGCTAATCGTTTGATAAGCAACGATAAAACGAATGCATCGCTCCATCTCTTTTCCAGCAAGCAACGACAAAATCGCTCCTCCTTCACAATGAAACGTTTTTGTTGCGATGCTTGCTAACGCTTGTTTGCGCAATTCCTCGTTCGGAATCGCCTCCGCTCTTTTTTTCCAAATGGCTAATTCGCGATGAACGATCGGAAAAACGCGACGATATACAGCCCGCATTAAACTAAAAGGATTTGTTGGAACGCTCAATAAGCTCACCTCTTTGCAATTGCAACGTTAAAAACGTATGGGCATATAAAAAT from Anoxybacillus gonensis includes these protein-coding regions:
- a CDS encoding class I SAM-dependent methyltransferase produces the protein MKLMRILPFARSLIDSAVKEGDVVVDATVGNGHDTLYLAERVGETGHVFGFDIQAQAIENTTKRLREHHMEERVTLVQASHAELLVHIPPQYKGRITGAMFNLGYLPGGDKQIVTKPNSTIAAIEQLLEIMAPEGIIVLVIYHGHPEGAIERDALLQYVSTIDQQRAHVIRYEFMNQINHPPFIVAIEKR
- a CDS encoding Uma2 family endonuclease, which encodes MSLPRFSHVTYEQYLIMRQHSDERLEYIDGVVYMTPSPSIQHQLVSSNLHTIFGSYLKGKTCKVFAAPTDIELVSETCSERKLVIPDLSIICDQTGFTDTKYVGVPTLIVEILSPSNQAHDLVTKFNLYMKYGVKEYWIVNPMKQAVTVYVLNEDRLYEQADIKVSVGTVQSACFPGLFVHLEDIFH
- a CDS encoding tetraprenyl-beta-curcumene synthase family protein; this encodes MSVPTNPFSLMRAVYRRVFPIVHRELAIWKKRAEAIPNEELRKQALASIATKTFHCEGGAILSLLAGKEMERCIRFIVAYQTISDYLDNLCDRSTSLDPTDFRALHESMMHALTVGAKKEAYYRYRTEQDDGGYLHALVDTCQETLAEVRHYHIIAPFLHELASYYCDLQVHKHVKKEERIPRLKQWFSQHEASLPKMEWYEFSACSGSTLGIFCLVAYACTDSFDQRLAERVRNSYFPYVQGLHILLDYLIDQEEDRQGGDLNFCFYYPNEETLFARLCHFVEEADRHIAQLPHREFHRFIHRGLLGLYLSDEKVHEQNAIRKLAKQLLRSGGITSHFFYWNGRMYRKWQKWMYA